taaatgaAGTGCATTCATCGATAAAGTACTTTTTAAATACtaatcattttataattgattttatataaatttatttggtacttatttaaattaaactagTGTAGTTTTTGGATTCAAAATCggcttatatattttaattatggtGAAAAAAGAACATACATGATCGCGGGGACAATTTTGCAACTTTCACAAACTTTTAAGCTTTGATTGtccaaataattaaagattaaaagcTTTTATGTTTCGGTTTCTCAATAATCGAAGCCTAATAGATcttgatttttcaaatattcctgctatttttattgttttctatcTGAGTGTAGAAGTTTAGGTATCGATTCTAAAATAACCAAAGCATAAAGGTGTTTACCGGTgcttataatttcattaaattttcaaaattgtaactttttctttactattttatGTTTCAACTGAGCCCAAGCGTTAAATTGAGCAAAATTAAAAATCTCTTCAGTgtcaacttttttttgtttaaagatCACCTCATTCCTATGTCTCCAAATTTCCTTAACCATAGCCAGCCACATTCCTTTCCACACTGTGTTTTGCCTAGTGTTCAAGCTTCTCATGTTGAAAATGTATCCTAGCTTGGTTGTGATGCACTGAGCTCACCCCTATCCAGCTATCACACATTTTCCACACCTTTTGAGACACTATACAAGAGAAAAATAGGTGTGATACTCTCTCTTCACAATCTAGGCATAACTCACACAAAGAATGTTGTAATTGGACCCCCTTCACCGATAATTTATCCTTTGTCGGTAACTTATCCCAGAGTATTCATATTAAATATGAACTCGTGCAAATTGCTTAAAGAGTTTATCTTATGGGTATGGAAGAGTGTAAAGTCATTTGTATGGACATGTTTTGTTAACAAAAGATGATAAACCTCTCATGCAATTAAATCTTTCTAAGAAACTTGATGTGACATTGAAACATTTGAGTCGATGTAAAGCAATTTCTCTTAACAAATGGTTTTATGAATTTGCTTTTCTTCACTTTAGGATATGAGAAGGATTTTGGTGGTTAGGAGTTTGAAATTTGTTTCTTGAAATCCTTTGTATTTTTGCTTGAATTAAAGATGTTGTTCCTTCTTCTAAAAGGTTTACGAAAACTTGATGTTGGGTACATATACATAGTTTTTCTTTGAAAGATTGGCAATCAAACACGATTTTGTCATTGCACATGGCTAAGGGTGTCAACGTGAACATATTTAACTCACcacaatttgaataaaaaatgaatgactcCAACTTTGCTCATTTTACAGAAAACTAGAAATTTTACAACTCACCTcaacaaaaaagataatttttttttctcaatcgTTAACTTAGAAATCAAGTAACATTGGCTAAATTACAAAGCAAAGAAAGGGAATGCGAGAAATCTAGTACACATTACGAAGGAGGAGCATAATCTTTGGTAGAGTAATTGtatgtttcaatttagtcttataAGAGAGATACTCATAAGATggttattcatttttttttaaaggtttAGACAAGGCTATTGTtccttatttatttcatatttattaatactgaagaaaataaaacaaagaaaccATACAAAACAAAAGCCCAGTTGGCTCAGGAAGGTACACAATACAGACTCGGCGGAACATGAACCAGAACCATTGTTTCCAGCCAAGGAGCATACAATCTAATATGACAGAAGCAATATAAAAAGCCCACCGGTCTATAAGACGAGGCAGGTGGCGATgttcaacaaaaataacatacTTTTAGAGAGATAGATAGACTTGTTGCCATGGCTAATCATGGGAATTTTGTAAAATCCAATTTCTATTTGAATATAATCTCACACTCTTTTGTGCACTTCCTCCGGAAGGagagaattttctttttttgttttcgcGGCCAAGTATACCTACCTGCCTTTTTCGAAGCATCTTTTCTCAGAGAAATAATCTGTAAAGATTGTCCGTTCTTCAAGAAAAATTTCAGCAGCATGTATTCCATTTGTTCACCTTTGAACTCAGAAATTTGTAATTCCTTCAGATTTTGAACCATTGTAATAGGGAAAACAGTTTCAAGTTCGATATCAAAGACGTTGCTGCTGCTCAACATCTGTTTGTATATATGAGTGTGTATAAGTAACTGAAAAATGCACAGCAATTAAACTGAAATACCAAACACAACTTACATCTATCTTATCATGAAAGGAAAGCACTTGCAGGTTAGGACATCTTTGAAACAAGTTGAAGAACACATCCTGAATGCCGTTACGGGTAAATTCATCAAGAGAATAATCAGGGATAAACTTGATCTTATACATGTTGCTGAAAGTCGGCAACTCATTTGCATGAACAAAGAGAGCCTTCAAACATATAAACAAGAATTAGATGACAATAACAAAGTTTTAGTTCtttaaaacaaactaaacaaacaaaaataaattaaaacctttaTGATGGGTTCAGATACGCTGAGTACTCTCACGTTTTGCAACTCTTTGAAAAAGGTAGAAGCTTTTTTAGTATCTGCATGAAAGTCTTTCCAATATGTGCCCTGAGCCGCATATGCAACATCTATAACTGCCTCATCAATTAAAGGAAAACCTCGAATGATGTTCATTTGAAGCACATGACCGCAAATGTCCAAGAATTTCAGATTTGGTGCATCCACATTAACATTGTGACCTCCCCTAAGATATAATATCAACCTCTCAAGACTTTCAGACTTCACATTAATACTCATCCCTCTTTCACCTATCGGATCCCAACCAACCCTTAAAACTCTCAGGGAGGAACTTGACACGCGAAGAGTTTTTACTCTAGGCTCATCCCTCGTTGGTGTGGCCCTAATCGTAAACATTAGACAATCTAGCCTAGGGCACCCATCCAGAAACCTCTGAGTAGAATTCTCATGCGTCAATCTATATGGAATGAAGTAAGCGTACCTTAGATTGGGCATCCAAACATTTTCCGGAAGATCCCACCCCACAGAAAGGGTTAGACGCAAACGAGTTAGAGTCTCTGACATAAACATTGCAGGTGGAAGAGGAAGTGAAGATACCTCAGTACCTTCACTACAGGAACCAATAGCGTAATCAATGGTCATCATCTTGCAAGTGGACATTGCAGCAGCTATGGACATCATCAATGAATTATAATCAAGTTTCATCCTTTCAGTGAAATTCTTCACAGTTAGCCAGAAAGCTTTAATGGGTATTTCTGGGTTTCTCTCTCGAAGAATTCTGTTAATAAAGAGTGTGAACAGGTGAAAGAGTCTAGGATGATCAGGAGGATTGCCATTTCCATTGAAATTCAACTGAACATAGGGAAGGTTTAAGAAAAGGTCTCTCCAGGCTGTGGATAAAACTGAGGTGGCTGCAGCTTCTTTGAGGTCCAAGCGTGAGAGAATGGAGAGAAGAACAGATTCGGGAAGTACACTGAGTCTATCAATGTTATCAGCTTCTCCATGTAGGGTTTGATCTAGGGTTCGTCTAAGGATCTTTGCTGAAGGTTCCGCCATTTCAAAGGGGATGGGTTTTCAACTTTGGGATGAGAGAAAATGGAACAATCGGAAAAGTCGGCGCAATCTTAGGTTCTCATATCTAAGAAGTGACTTTCTAACTTTATAGGCAGCGAGGATTAGGGTTTCAAGAAAGCCCTTGAACAGTAGACCTATATTTTATGCAATTAAATtccaatataatttaatttgtcgGAAAAGACCATGGTAATATTCTTTATATTCATAATCTGACATCAAatcatttgttttataattactGTATCTGTTCatgattttctttaaaaaaaatctcttttaaGACATTTAACTAACTAAAAAGTAtggaaataatattatttatttaagatgAGATCATCTATTAAGTTATAAATAAGGATTGCGtttcaaacttaattttaattgttttttcacTTTCATTAAGTTTAAAACTTGTTAAACTTTATCAGTCAGTTATTGTACTTATGTACCTGTGCAAAACATTAATAATGTGTAAGTTACAGTTTGAAGATAAAGTTATAGAGTGGAtttatatagatattttttatgaataaagtgtaactattttttatatagatattatttatatagataaaataaCCATGAATTTATAtggatattttttaactattttgtaCGAATCTATAGAACATAAAAAACTAATGTAAACTTAATTATCTTACCCATTATTGTGTTTGTTAACATTTGTCATTAAAGAGGAATATTTAATTCGTTAAACTCAATCTagtgtaaaattatatttaataagtttTGTAACGTTATTGCTAGTtgatttaagaaaatgaaatataattataaatcaaaataattattacttttaaatttggTGTAAAATATTGCACCTATATGtactattttaaaaacaattaaattatttttttacatccaactctctctttcttttttcttttcaaatttatctattaattataaaaataataataatacaaattatttttcaatcataatTTTTGACTtttgcaataataataataataattaataataataataataataattattattattattattgtataattctaaaatattatattgttataatatatatatatatatatatatatataatgaatattaaattaaatagataaataaataagtcaaatatttttttaaattcttatctCTTTATAATTGATGTTATATACAGGGCCAACTTAAGGGTAAAACAAGTAAAGTACCCGCTTTAGGCCTCTAGTAAAAGAAGGccacaaaaaaaattactactaatatttttttattaaattaattataaaattatgtttaagaaaaaatgactcaattgttttttttaccaatataaccctattaaattaattctaaaattatgtttaagaaaaaaaaaagcctcaaaaaatatgttattactaatataattctattaaagtaaatacaagttttttttagaataaaattcaattaaattattattagtttgttttaattttgattggtattaataacaataattaatgagttaaaacctttatttaataaattataattttgtttacgaaaaatgaaagaattaattatttttgttctcttaTAATCCATATgaattgtattttcttttttttgtatcTTTGTTTCTCCTTACTTTCTTCCCTTATAAGAGTCATTTTTCTAAGTTTTAGCATATTACATTCCTTAAATCTCATATTGTCCatgtgtaccaattttttcatcctcattATTTTTGGTTAGTATGTTTTTGTCTTTCTATTTgcattgttgtttttattatgttttttatttgtattagaattagaaatgtgtttcttttcccaattttgtttcagtactttttgaaattagaaatgagttttgagaattttttttgcatatatcttgataaagaagttaaatttttctacaaaactattaGTTATTAGGGGTTAGTCTTTTGgtgaataatatattaattggagcataattcaaagttagatttttttagaaagataattcaagttttgggaaaaaaagatttattatcgAGTTGAGAAGAACctaagttttgtgaaaaaacgTATTAGacgcaaaaataaataatttgaggtAAACGTTTagaatgaaattgtaaaaaatttagaattaattacTTTCTCTATATTGTAGATAAAGAAATTACCAATCTAAAAAGTagatttgaacaatttaaaatatatgaagatatgtttgtttttcatttagtgttaaaaaattaaagtcactagattgtatatttttgtaagaaaaatgcttaaatcTTGGAAAATTTGTAAAACATGATCATTTGTTGGATATGGATCCCTCCTGctaataatatagaaaaataaggTGGGTTTGGAGGG
This region of Vigna unguiculata cultivar IT97K-499-35 chromosome 5, ASM411807v1, whole genome shotgun sequence genomic DNA includes:
- the LOC114184266 gene encoding F-box/FBD/LRR-repeat protein At1g16930-like, with translation MAEPSAKILRRTLDQTLHGEADNIDRLSVLPESVLLSILSRLDLKEAAATSVLSTAWRDLFLNLPYVQLNFNGNGNPPDHPRLFHLFTLFINRILRERNPEIPIKAFWLTVKNFTERMKLDYNSLMMSIAAAMSTCKMMTIDYAIGSCSEGTEVSSLPLPPAMFMSETLTRLRLTLSVGWDLPENVWMPNLRYAYFIPYRLTHENSTQRFLDGCPRLDCLMFTIRATPTRDEPRVKTLRVSSSSLRVLRVGWDPIGERGMSINVKSESLERLILYLRGGHNVNVDAPNLKFLDICGHVLQMNIIRGFPLIDEAVIDVAYAAQGTYWKDFHADTKKASTFFKELQNVRVLSVSEPIIKALFVHANELPTFSNMYKIKFIPDYSLDEFTRNGIQDVFFNLFQRCPNLQVLSFHDKIDMLSSSNVFDIELETVFPITMVQNLKELQISEFKGEQMEYMLLKFFLKNGQSLQIISLRKDASKKAGRYTWPRKQKKKILSFRRKCTKECEIIFK